The Gemmatimonadales bacterium genome contains the following window.
AAGCAGGGCGCGATGGTGCGGGACGTGCGCGGCCCCGGCACGCTCACGCCCGAGTCGCCCACGTTCATCTCCGCCGTCACCAGCGGCCGGGTGGACCGCGTGTACCTGCGGCCCGGCGCGCACGTGCAGGCCAACACGGCGCTGCTCGAGATGAGCAACCCCGACGTCGAGCTGCAGGCGCTGTCGGCCGACCAGGCGGTCTCGGCCGCCGAGGCCGCGTTGGTGACGCTGCGCACGTCGCTGGAGAACCAGCGGCTGTCGCAGGAGGGCCTGGTGGCGCAGACGCGCTCCGACTTCCTCGACGCGCAGCGCACCGCACTGGCGGCCGAGAGCCTGTCGCAGCGCGGGCTCATCGCGTCGTTCGATCTCACCAAGGCGCGCGACAAGGTGGGCGAGATGCAGAGCCGGTTGGACATCGAGCGGCGCCGCCTGGACGTGATCGCGGGCTCGGTGGACAGCCAGATCGTGCTGCAGAAGGCGCAGATCGAGAAGCTGCGGGCCATATCGCGATTCCAGCAGGGGCGGATCGCCTCGATGCACGTCACCGCCGGTGCGGTGGGCGTGCTCCAGGACCTCTCGCTCGAGGCGGGGCAGTGGGTGCAGGCGGGCCAGCAGCTCGCCGAGATCGTGCAGCCGGACCGGCTGAAGGCGGTGCTGCGCATCGCCGAGACGCAGGCCGCCGAGGTGGCCCCGCTGCAGGAGGCCGCCATCGATACCCGCAACGGCATCGTGAAGGGCCACGTGGTGCGGATGGACCCGTCGGCGCAGAACGGCACGGTGGCGGTGGACGTCGCGTTCGACGGCCCGCTGCCGCAGGGCTCGCGCTCCGACCTGAGCGTCGAGGGCACGATCACCATCGAGCGCCTGCCCAGTGTCACCTACGTCGGCCGTCCTGCGTACGGTCAGTCGAACAGCACCGTGGGGCTGTTCAAGCTGGTGGAGGGCGGCCATTATGCCGTCCGCGTCAACGTGCAGCTCGGCCGCACGTCGGTGAACTCGGTCGAGATCCTGTCGGGGCTGAAGCCGGGGGACGTGGTGGTCCTCTCGGACATGTCCCGCTACGACGCCGTCGATCGCGTGAAGCTGGACTGACGGCCGCGACGCCAGGGCCCGGCCGGGCATCTCCCGAGGGGCGCGCGCGGGCCGGCCGCAATCGGAACGACAACCTCAAGGACGGAACGATGACCGCAGTGAACGGACAGGCGCTGATCAAGCTCGAGGGACTGAAGAAGGTCTTCTACACCGACGAGGTGGAGACCCACGCGCTGGAGGACGTGCACCTCGAGGTGAAGCAGGGGGAGTACCTCGCCGTCGCCGGCCCGTCCGGATGCGGCAAGACGACGCTGCTCTCGATCCTCGGCCTGCTGGACTCGCCGACGGAGGGCAACTACGTGCTCGGCGGCGACCACGTCGCGAACCTGACGGCCTCGCAGCGCGCCAAGATCCGGAACCGCCAGATCGGCTTCATCTTCCAGGCGTTCAACCTGATCGGCGACCTGACGGTGGCGGAGAACGTCGAGCTGCCGCTCACTTACCGCGGGATGCCCTCCGGCGAGCGGGGCAAGCGGGTGCAGGACGCGCTCGAGAAGGTGGGGATGAGCCACCGGATGAAGCACTATCCCTCGCAGCTCTCCGGCGGCCAGCAGCAGCGCGTCGCGGTGGCGCGCGCGGTGGTGGGCGACCCGCTGATCCTGCTGGCGGACGAGCCGACCGGCAACCTCGACTCCAAGAACGGCGAGTCGGTGATGGAGCTGCTGCGCGACCTGCACCGGGCCGGCGCGACGCTGTGCATGGTCACGCACGATCCGCGCTACGCGCGGCACGCGGACCGGACGATCCACCTGTTCGACGGGCGGATCGTCGAGGAGTCGGTCGCGGTGGTGTAACACGAGCGTTGGTGGGTTGTAGGTGGTGGGGTGTCGTCCCCACCACCACCCACCACCTACAACCTACAACCCACAACCCAGCTGTCATGGACACCTTGATCCAGGACATCCGCTACGCCGTCCGTGGACTCCTCAGGAGTCCCGGATTCACCGCAGCCGTCGTCCTCACGCTGGCGCTCGGCATCGGCGCCAACACGACGATGTTCGGCGTGCTGGACACGCTGCTGCTGAAGCCGCCGGCGGGGGTGCGGGACGCCTCGCGCGTCGCGCGCGTGTACTTCCGCCTCGGGGGCACCACGATCACGATCGGCGGCGGCGCGAGTTCCGCCATGGCCAGCACGTCGTTCCCCGCGTACGAGGCGCTGCGGGGCGTTCGCGGCTTCGCCGGGGTCGCGGCGTTCGGCGACGGGGGCGTCAGCATCGGCACCGGAGCGGAGGCGCGCCCCGCGCGGATCCGGGCGGTG
Protein-coding sequences here:
- a CDS encoding HlyD family efflux transporter periplasmic adaptor subunit is translated as MNKKRRRTLYALGAVAVVVVVTVALSRLRPAAPSVDRATLVIDTVKQGAMVRDVRGPGTLTPESPTFISAVTSGRVDRVYLRPGAHVQANTALLEMSNPDVELQALSADQAVSAAEAALVTLRTSLENQRLSQEGLVAQTRSDFLDAQRTALAAESLSQRGLIASFDLTKARDKVGEMQSRLDIERRRLDVIAGSVDSQIVLQKAQIEKLRAISRFQQGRIASMHVTAGAVGVLQDLSLEAGQWVQAGQQLAEIVQPDRLKAVLRIAETQAAEVAPLQEAAIDTRNGIVKGHVVRMDPSAQNGTVAVDVAFDGPLPQGSRSDLSVEGTITIERLPSVTYVGRPAYGQSNSTVGLFKLVEGGHYAVRVNVQLGRTSVNSVEILSGLKPGDVVVLSDMSRYDAVDRVKLD
- a CDS encoding ABC transporter ATP-binding protein, with the protein product MTAVNGQALIKLEGLKKVFYTDEVETHALEDVHLEVKQGEYLAVAGPSGCGKTTLLSILGLLDSPTEGNYVLGGDHVANLTASQRAKIRNRQIGFIFQAFNLIGDLTVAENVELPLTYRGMPSGERGKRVQDALEKVGMSHRMKHYPSQLSGGQQQRVAVARAVVGDPLILLADEPTGNLDSKNGESVMELLRDLHRAGATLCMVTHDPRYARHADRTIHLFDGRIVEESVAVV